In Providencia hangzhouensis, the DNA window CACCAGCTAATGGTGCACCATCAGCACTGGTGTGACACGCAGCGCAGTCACCGGCAAGAGTGAGGTAACGGCCTCGCTCAATTTCTTGAGGCGTCGCAGTCACTTTTTGTACAGGGCCATCTAAGGTACGGCCTTCATACCAATACAGTACCGCCCAAACGATGATAGCGATAGCTATCAACCATAAAATAATTCGTTTGATCATTTTACTGCCTCCTTGATAAGACCAGGAGTCGCAAGAACCACATCGCGTACTGCTTCATAATAGCGTACATAACCAGTACAACGGCATATATGGTTATTTAGAGCTTGTTTGATAGCCTCTTCTAAGTCTGCTTCTGCAATCGGGTTTCGCTGAAGTTCTTCAATAAACACGGTCGCTGCATTTACAAAACCTGGGGTACAGTAGCCACACTGAAAACTGAAATTTTCAACAAAAGCTTGTTGAACCGGAGATAGTTTTACCTCTCCGTTTTCTTCTTTGGTGGCAGCCCCTTCGATAGTTCGGATGCTTTTATTATTGAAAAAATGTGCACCAGTAATACAGGTGCGGATTTCTTCGCTGGTACCAGATGGATTATCTAATATAACAACGCAAGCATGGCAAATGCCTTGGCCACAACCTAGGCGAGAACCTGTTAGGTCAACATATTCATGAAGAAAGTCTATCATCATGAGGCCTTCAGGCACGTCCATTGGTCCATACTGTTGGCCATTAATGGTTAAGGTGAGGGGAAGGAAATTTAGGCTCATGATATTACCTCTAAAATGTCTTTTGCGCGTACAGGCAAATGCAAGAAATGATGACCAGTTGCATCTGCAATGGCATTGACGATGGATGAAACTACCGGGATCATAACAACCTCAGCAACGCCTTTCGGCGGGTCAGTATCTGAAAGTCCTGGTAGGACTTCATTGGTTTGTTGCCAAACTGCAACATCACTGGCAAGCGGGAGATGATAACGGTTGAAGTTCCACGTCCCATTACCGGGACCATCTTCGTAGAGAGGTAAATATTCATGGAGTGCATGGCCGATACCCATTGCTAATCCACCTTGAATTTGTCCTGAAACCAGTTGTGGGACGATAAGATTACCGCATTCCACCACACTATGGTGATTCAGCAATTCGACTTGCCCAGTCGCTTTATCAATGGATAGCTCGCTAACGGTAGCGACGGCACTGTAGTAAGTGACTCCGGCATCATTTCTTTGTGTATCAGGGTAATAAGCTTTTTCGCGGTGGCAAACTTGGTATTCTTTATCGGCAAATCGTAGTGATAGCCCATCAATCGGTAAACGGCGAGTTTCACCCTGAATAGGGAAATCGGCTTCAGCCCATTGCCAGCGGTTAAATACGTGGCACACTGCGCCAGTTACCCCGCCCATTGCAAAAGTGCGTTCAATTAAGCGCGGTAAGCTAAGCACCTCAAGCCCATCAGCGGTTAAGCCTTCAGCAACCCAACGAGCATCTTCACGGCGAACAACTAGAGGGGCCGCTTGTCCG includes these proteins:
- a CDS encoding (2Fe-2S)-binding protein, producing the protein MSLNFLPLTLTINGQQYGPMDVPEGLMMIDFLHEYVDLTGSRLGCGQGICHACVVILDNPSGTSEEIRTCITGAHFFNNKSIRTIEGAATKEENGEVKLSPVQQAFVENFSFQCGYCTPGFVNAATVFIEELQRNPIAEADLEEAIKQALNNHICRCTGYVRYYEAVRDVVLATPGLIKEAVK